Genomic DNA from Salinibacter pepae:
TACCTCTTCATCGAGAAGACCGAGGCGATGCACGTGGTCGACGTGAACTCGGGGCGCTCCGGGAAGGGCAAATCGCAGGCCGAAAACTCGCTCAACGTGAACCTGGAGGCCGCCCGCGTGATTGCCCGGCAGATTCGGCTCCGCGACCTGGGGGGCATTATCGTCGTCGACTTCATCGACCTGCGGGACGAGGACGACAAGAAAAAGGTCTACGACGAGGTCAAGAAGGGCTTCGAGGAAGACCGGGCGGTGACGAAGGTGCTGCCGATGAGCGACTTTGGGCTCGTCGAGATCACCCGCCAGCGGCTCCGCCCCAGCATCACGACGACCTTTTCGTCGGCCAACGGGACCCCGTCCGACGACGGCGACGACGGGGCCGACCCCGAAGAGCTCCGCCAGGCCGAGCGCAAGATTCAGAGCCTGGAGAAGGAGGTGGAGAAGCGCGAGCGCGAGGTGGAGCGCCTGAAGGCGGAGGACGACACCCCGGACGAAGAGGTGACGGCCCTGCGGCAGAAAATTCAGGCGCTCGAAGACAAGCTCGAAGCGGCCCGGGCCCAGCAGACGGCGGAGAACGCAACGCCACGTCCGTCTTCGTCGGATGGACCCGCCGCCTCCGCAGAGGGGGACGCCGCCCCCGACGAACTTGTGGAGGACATCGAGCAGTGGCTCGTGGCGCACAGGGACACCCACCGCGCCGTGACGCTCCGGGTGCATCCGTTCGTCGCGGCGTTCCTGCGGCGCCCCGTGCCCACGTACACGACCCGCTGGTTCATGGAGCACCTGGTGCGCGTCCACGTCGAGGCGGACACCGGGGTGCCACCGCACACCTTCCAGGTCACGGATGCGTCTGGGGAGCCCCTTCCGGAATCGCCGTAGCGGGGGCCGGCGACGGGGAAACAACTGGGGGGCAGCCCAGGATGAAATGGCGCACGTTTCTGTTGGAGTGTGACTGTGCGGTATGGACACCACTACGATTATCGACGAACTGGAAGGGGTTGCGGCCCGGCTGGGGATCGAGGTGCGGGCCGAGCCCGGCAACTTCCGCGGGGGCCGTTGCGTCGTGGCGGGGGAGGAGGTGATTATGCTCAACACGAACGACCTGCCCGAGACGCAGCTGGTGGTGTTGGCCGAGGCGTTGCGGGACGCCCCGCTCGACACCATCTACCTGAAGCCGGCGGTGCGTCGGGCCCTCGAAGCGGCCTGGGCGGAGCACATGTCGGCGGAGGCCTCACATGACAATTAGCCCCAGCGTGTCCACAAACGTGTCGCCGGCCGACCGCCACGCCCGTACGCCCCCGGTTACCGCCACCTTGTTGGGGACGGGCACCTCCACCGGGGTGCCCGTCATCGGGTGCGACTGCGAGGTATGCACCTCCGCTGACCCCCGCGACACGCGCACCCGCTGCGCCTGCTACGTGGAGGTGGGCGACCTGGGCCTCCTCATCGATACGGGCCCGGACTTTCGGGCGCAGGCGCTCCGCGAACGCATCGACCGCATCGACGCGGTCTGCTACACCCACCACCACTTCGACCACGTCGTGGGGCTCGATGACCTGCGGCCCTACTTTCGCGACAACCACCGCGTGATGCCGTGCTACGCCCACGCCGAGACCGCCGCGGTGCTCCGGCGCAACTACGACTACGTCTTTGGGGGGGACCCGTATCCCGGCGCCGCGAACGTGGAGCTGGAGGTCGTGGATGGCCCGTTCCGCGTCCCGAGCCGCACCGCCGCCGACACCGCGGTGCCCGTCGACCCCATTCGGCTCCAGCATGGCGACGTGCCGGTGTACGGCTACCGCCTCGGCCGCTTCGCGTACCTCACGGACGCGAGCACCATCCCCGAGGCCAGTTACGAGCAGCTGCAGGGCATCGACACGCTCGTCCTGGACGGCCTCCGGCCCCGGCCGCACCCCACCCACTTCTCGTTCGACGAGGCCGTGGCCGCCGCCCGCCGCATCGGGGCGCGCGAGACGTACCTCGTCCACATGACCCACGACGTGCGCCACGCCGAGGCGGAGGCCGCGCTGCCCGACGACGTCCACCTCGCCCACGACGGGCTCACCCTGGAGGTGCCGGCGTACGACACTGCGTAGGACAACAAACCTCCGCCCGGAGGCTTCCGGGCGGGGGCGGTGCTTGTTCGGGCCGATGTGAACGTGGAGAACATCCGTGCTGGAGTTACCGCACGACGGTAATCTGCTCGGTCGTAGCGAAGTCCTCGCCGGTGGCCCGCAGGAAGTAGGTCCCGCTCGTAAAGCCGGTTGACGAGACATCCAACCGGAGGCGCTGCAATTCCTGCGCCGGCAGTGGGCCGTCGTGTAGCGTGGCCACCCGGCGGCCGAGCAAATCGTAGAGGCGTACGCTCACGTTCTGCCGCTCCTTGACCGCCAGCTCGACGCTGGCTCTCTGCTGGACCGGATTCGGATACGTGGAGAGCCGGTAGGCCTCGTCCATCGCGATCTCTGCCGTCACCGGTTTCGTATAGCGCCGAACGTTGCTCGTCTCGCTGTTACCGACTGCTCTGAGGGGGGAACCGGTATCCTGCGGCAGGCCGACGCGGAACTGGTGCGTGCCAATCTCCAATTCGTCGGTGCGGTAGCGATAGGTCACAGCTTGTGACGAATCGGTGCTCATTGAGTCGCCGGCCGGCACGGTGCCGAGCGTAGACCACTCAGCCGTTGAATCGGCGCGGTGCTGGAGGGCAAATTCAGAGGGAAGGTCCGACTCGCCTACCGCCTTCCAACTCACGTGGATGGACCCGTTGGTGTGCGTCTCCGCTCGGACGTTGCCAAGAACGAAGGATCCCTCGCTGGCTGCCAGACAGATTCGGTTTAGCCCGACGGCATTACAGCCTCCACCCCCGCCGCCTCCACCCCCATTATTGTTGATGGTCACTTTCGTTTGTGCTGAGGCGGTCTCACCGTTCTTGGAGGCCTCTACCTTAATGTCGACGATTATGGTACTGGAGATATAGTCCTGGCCCCAACTGACCGAGGGACCAGAGCCGATTTGATACCATCCGCTTCCCTGGTCGACAGACCATGTGTATGACGCGCCGTCGCGGGAGGTGTAGGCGGTCCAGGTCCCCTGCTCGCCCTCGTCCAGGTACGTTGGGCCGGAGAGGGAGGCTTCTAAAGGCGGAGGTGGTGGAGGACCTTCTGTACCTACCGCTGTGTAGGCAATGTTAAAATTTTTAGAAACTTTCGGAATCCGCTGGTCCTTCGCGCACCGTCTGCCCCAGCTATCGAAGAAGTCAGCCTCCCAGTAATACCCGCGAATCGTCAGTCCGCGTCCGTCGGCATCAACCACACGGACCCCTTCAATGAGAGGATTGAAGTACGATACCTGACCGATTCGGCTGTTGTACCCGTTGCTCTTCCCCCAGCGGACCCATACGTCAGGAGTGCTCGAGAACGTTTGAGAGTAGGGCACGCGGGCCTTGAATTCGTAGAGATATCCCTGAGCGACGGGGCAGTTCTGGAAACCAACGGGGGTAAAGTTCCAGTATCGGTTTCCTTTCAGGTCGACGGCACTGCGGATCTTCTTTTTGGAGATCACAGACTTCACAGATTGCCGACTGCGCTGCACGTCATTGTTGCGAACAAAGGATAGAGCCGCATCTGCATCGATGGCACCGGCACCTGTATAGTCGTCCCGTCCGGGGGAGCCTGCGTCGCGGGCCGTTCGCTTCAGAATTTCCTCAATGTCCTCGCCGGTGAGGGTGGGCATCTCGGCTTTGAGGAGACCGGAGACCCCTGCACCGATGGAGGCGGAAGCGGCAGTGGTAGTGAATTCGGTGTCGTACTGGTCCGACCCGGTGCCGGAGATCCCTACCGTTTCTTCGGCGAAGGCCGATACGTCTACGTAAGCGGCCGGTCGGGTGCTGTCCCATTTGACAAGCGTGTCATCAGCGTCCTGATCTACTCCACCGACTGTCACCGCGTACGGGTCAAACATACCGGGGAGGTGCCGGGGGGGGATATCGCCGTCTCCATCGAGATTCCCCGCAGGTGTCACTACGACCCCACCGTCTTTCGCTACCGCAAATCCAACTTCGTCCCGAAACAGGGATCCGGGATCGGGAGGCGTCGTACAGCTGCCAAACCACCCCCCACAAATTGCTTGTCCGATACTTTTAATCGTGTTCCAGGCGGCAGTCGCTAAGGTTTTGTATGGGTCCGGGTCATCTAAGTCGTCGGGATCTCGATCAAACAAGTCCATGGACTCATCAGGATCCGGCGGTCCCTCCAAGGTTGGATCGTAGTCGGCAGGGTCACCGCTGGGAAGTCCATATGAGAAAAGATGAACGTCGACTCCGTTGCTTCGGCCCTTACTGAGTTGATCGCTGAGCCGATAGAGGTTCAAGTAGTAGGTCTCCTGCGTTCCATCGGGCCGCTCGAAGGTAACCGTGTCTTCTTCGTCGCCGCTACATCGAGAGTCACTTCCACAGGTGCTGTTTTCCGTCAGCACGCTATAGGACTGCAGAGTAGCGGCCCGGTCGATGCCGGTCATGCCAACATTGTTGTTCGTGCTGGCGCCGACAATGCCGGCCATTTCGCTGGCGATGTCGAGTTCGGGCTCCAGAAGCGTCCCAACCGGGGACGCCAGGCGGCTGGAGGAAAGGTCCTCGTGGTTTTGGATGAAGCCCGTCTGGGAGTAGACGCCGATTTTCACGTTTGAGGAGCCGGTCGTATAACTCCAGGCTTGGTCCACCCGGTGCACGTCGAAGAGGTACTGCTGCTGGTCGACGAGAGGATCGTTTGTCTGGTTTTGAGCAAGAAGAGCGCTCGGCGCTGCGAGCAGGCCGAGGAGGATTGTGAAGAAAAATGCGCGCGAGAGTGTATGTAGAGCGTTCATCGTGGCCCTCTTGGTCTGATGAAAAAGGAACAAGAGGGACTGGGTTTGAGTGCCGCACACGCAAACGAGGGGCGCCTCCCGGCGATGAGCCGGAAGCCAGTCCCGTGTGCCCCGTTTGCGGTTGAAGTCCCTGGCGTGCCGGCAGCACGTCAGGGACTTATTTGTTGATTATAGAACGGCAATCACCTCCGTGGCGTCAGTTTGTTGAGCGATTGCGTCGAGAGGGTGGGAAAGTCGGGCACTGAATCGGGGAGGGTCGGCCAGAGCGGCTCGGCTTCCATCGTCTCCAACTCGAAACGAAAGGGCACGTAGCGGGCGCCCTGGCCTTGATTTACATCCCGGCGGAAAATGAAGTACGAACCATTAGATCCGCACCGGGGAATATCTCCTCCTAGTGTTGTGATTTGTCGAGCATTCTCACCGCGAGATTCCATTATGAATAGCTGTTTTGCGTTCTGAACCTCTCTGGCTTGGAAAATATAATTCGTTCCTGGACATGCCACTGGGGTGTCGACCAGATCGAGCGAGTCTTCTGGAAAATCAGTAATCCACTGCCAAGTGCTATCGGCAAAGTTATACCGAGCGAAATTGCCGCTTGGCGGGCTGTTATCGCGAAGATATTTTTTTCCAATCGCATACTCGTGGTTTTTCCCGAAAGAAGCTGATTCAAAAAGTTCTGCTAGTGGACCGATAGTCGTCGAGTCAGAGGTATCAACAATGTAGAGTCCTCGTGGAAATGGCTGCTGATAGGCCTTCTGGTGAGCGAAGACCAAAAGTCGATGGCCATCCTCGAACCACCCAGAGCTACTCACGACGGGAAAAGAAAGTCGCTGATGGTTTTTGCCAGTCCACTGTCTCGTCTCCATCGTCTCCAAATCAATCGTGTAGACGTAAAAATCAATTCCAGTAGCAACTGTAACTGCGAGTCTATCCTCAGTCGGATGCCAGTCAGCACCTAAAACATTGACACCGATGAGACGGGCATTTTCCCCGTTCCGGTCAACGATCCAGAGCTGATTTTGTGGATCGGATGGTTCACCAGGTGTTCGTTCCCGAATGAGTGCAACTTGATCTCCATTCGGGCTCGGAAATAGCTCTGGAATGTGTTCAGTATTCGGCAGCGGATCCCCGCCGTACTCACCAGAATCAAAGATTGGCTCTTTGGTGGGCGGTTCGGTGGGCCCGGTGCAGGCGAGTGCCACCAAGAATGTTGCGAGCAGGGCGAGGCCGAAGGTCGAGAGGAGGCGAGGCATCGGATAGCACGGAAAGTTGAAAGTCTGCGGAGATGTCTACCGAGGGAGCGTAATCGTTTTTTTTTTCGAGCGTTTGCGACGAGAGCGGGGGAAAGTCGGGAACCGAATCGGGAAGGGCGGGCCAGAGGGGATTATCTTCCATCGTGGCCATGTCGAAGCGAAAGGGGACGTAGCGGGCACCTTCGTTCCGGTTTACGTCACGACGGAAGACGAAATACGAGCCGCCGTAGCTCCACCGCGGATTGTCGCCCCCTAGTTCTGTGATTTGCCGAACCTTTTCCCCGCGGTGATTCATGAAGAAAAGTTGAGGGGCATTTTTGACCTTCCGGCTCTGAACGAGCGTCGTACCGGTCGGACTTGGCACAGGCGGGTCGACGTGCCGGATGAACGAGTCTTTCTGAAGGTCCGAAATCCAATGCCAAGTGCTATCGGCGAAATTATAGCGAATGAAATTGCCGCTCAGTGGATTATCGTTCTGGAGATATTTTCGTCCTGTGGCATACCTGTCCTTGTTGCCGAGAAAGGCAGATTGCATAAATTCAAGAAGAGGTCCAGTAGTCGTGCTGTCCTGAGTGTCGATGATGTAGGTGCCCCGGGAGAATGGCTGCTGGTAGGCCTCCTGAGCTACGGATACCAAGAGGCGGTTTCCATCATTGAACCATACTGGATTGTTCACAACCGGAAATGACAGCCGCTGACTGTCTTTTCCAGTCCACTGTGTGGCTTCTCCAGTTTCCAAATCAATCGTGTACGTATAGACGTCAATTCCACTCACAACTGTGACTGCCAGTGACCTCCCGTTCGGCGACCAATCAACAGTTCCAGTATTCACGGAGATGAGGCGTGGATTGCAGCCATCTCGATCCACAATCCAGAGTTGATTCCGCGGGTTGGACGGCTGACCGGGCGTGCGCTTGCGAACAAGGGCATAGCGGTCCCCACTCGGGCTCGGCTTCACGTTCGAGAGGTGTTCGGTGCCCGTCAGAGGGTCGCCGCCATACGCGCCCTCTTCGAAGGTCGGCTCTTCCTTTTTTGGTTCGGTAGGTGTCGAGCAGGCCGCGGCGATGACCACGGCGCCGACGACAGTGCTTGCGAGGATGGGGAGCAAAAAACGTCGCATGGCAAAACTATCATCGAAGAAACACAAGCAAGAAAACGAAGCGTGAATCGGACCGGTCTTCGGAACCGCCTTCCTTCGAAGACCCGCTTGGGAGCCCCTCCTTCCTTAACAACTGTCTGCTTACAGCTGAACTGGGTTCAAAAGGTAAGACCGACTGTTGCCATGATGCCCCGATTCTGGGCGGAGAACCGCAGGCCGGGAACGTCGGACAACCCGAGACCGAACCGGGCATCCACGGTCACCGTCCCTGCCTCAGTCTCGACATCCGCACCGGCCCCGAAGTCCAGGCTAATGGCATTTCCCCCCAGATCATCGCCGACGTTGATTCCCTGCGACTCTCCTCCGAGTGTGACGTCGGCTGCCGTGTTGACGCTGAATCCAAGGGTCGGCCCCGCGAGCACGTGAGGGACGACCGCTCCAATTTCCGGAAGCTCGGCCCGAGCGAGAATCGGGACCTCCACGTAATCGGCTTTGCTCGTGATGCTCCCCGATTCTGGCTCCCCATCGGAGTTCGGAACGGTGAACGTGGTCTGATCGCCCTTCTGGATGTATCGCACTCCGGGCTGAAGGGCCAGTAGCCCGCCAAAGTCGGCAACGATAAACCCGCCCACCATGAACCCCGTCCGCCGTCCCGCATCTGTTTCGGAGACGGTCGGGACCCCCCGCAGGAGGGTCTGAATTGTTTCGGCCTCGTCGCCCCCAAAGGTGGCGAAGTTGAGGCCAACCCTAATGCCGGGCTGGAGGTCCACAGGACTGGACTGGGCACCGGTCGAGGCGTCGGCGCGCCGAAGGGATTCGATTGTCTGTGCGTCTCGGCGGCCATCAAGAGCGGAGGCAAAGAGGGAGGTGTGCGTTTGTCCGGACGCGGGGCTGGGCAAAAACTGCAGGCAGAGACCCACCAGAAGAACGAATCGGCAGCTCAAGCGGAGCCTAAGAGCAGGCATCGGGCTACTGAATTGAGGGCAAACGACACGAATCGTCGCGCGGCAGAACCAAGTGAGCGGAGTGATCGGATAGATGTGCAACTCGGCCTCGCACGTCACAATTACTTACAACGTAACCCCCCCCTAAAAGAATTGCAAATGTATGGTTCGTTCGCAACAATCCATCGCGCCGACTGTCGATCTCAGCCCCGCGGCGGGATCGGCACCCGACAGAACAAGCCGCGAACCTTTCCAGGCCCTCGGCAATTGATGGGGGCGAGCATTTTTCGTGTTCACACCCGCCCAGCGCCACGTGACCCTCCTCGTCCTCAACGGCCCCAACCTGAATCTCCTCGGCGTCCGCGAACCGGAGACCTACGGCACCACCACGCTCGCCGATATCGAGTCCGATCTCGATGAGGCGTTTCCCGAGGTCACGCTCCGCTTCGCGCAGGCCAACAGCGAGGGGGCGCTCATCGACCACCTGCACGCGGCGCACGAGGACGGGATCGACGGCGTCGTCTTCAACCCGGGCGGGTACACGCACACGTCCGTCGCCCTGCGGGACGCCGTGGCCGCCATCGAGCCGCCGGTGGTGGAGGTGCACCTCTCCAACGTCCACGCTCGTGAGGACTTCCGGCGCACGTCGCGGATCGCCCCGGCCTGCGTGGGGCAGATGAGCGGGTTCGGGGCGGCGGGGTATCGGCTGGCGGTGGGGTTCTTTCTAGATCGTATTGCGTAGTTCGTATTGCGTAGAGCGTATTGCGTGGAGAGGGCCAGTGGGGAGGAGCGAGTCTGGGGGACGGCTGCCTTTTTGGGTGAGGATTGAGGATCGAGGGTCGGGGAGGGATGATTGGGGCTTGTTGCTCAGAACGTCCCTTGCCCTTCGCCCTGCCCCTCTCGAAATTCGACATTCGCGAATCGACATTCGCCACTGATCCGATGGCGGGCTACAAGGGGCACATTGCGGGCGCGGCGGTCTTTGGGGGCGGGTACTTGGCGGCCCTCGGGTACGCGTTCTCCGTCGACGCGGCCTACCGGCAGTTTACGGCGCTGGAGCAGGTGGGCTACCCGCTTGCCCTCCTGGCGCTGGCGCTCCTGTTTGGGCTCTGGCCGGACGTGGACACCGATTCGAAGGGGCAGGAGATCTTCTACTCGATCTTCTTCGCCGTGGACCTGTTTTTGGTGGTGACGGAGCAGTTCCGGGCCGCGGCCTACCTGGGGCTCGTGGCGGTGCTGCTGGTGCTCAGCACGCACCGGGGCTGGACGCACACGTGGTGGGCGATGGTGCTGGTGCCGTCGCCACTCCTCATTTTGCCGTACCTCCACGTGCCGGGGCGGCCGCTCGTGGGGCTGCCGTTCTACGGGGCGGCCGTGGTGGGGTATTTGAGCCACCTTGTCGTGGATCGGCTGTGGTAGGGGGTGTGGGAAGAGGGAAGGGGGAAGAGGGGATCGTCAGTGCTTGGGTTGTTGAGGTGTGCGATGGGTGACGAAGCGGAAACCGCATCGGCGGAGGCAGCGTCCGCGTCGGACGCGGAGGGGGAGAGTGCGGCGGGATCGGTGGCGGGCGGCATTTTCCTGAGCCGGATGTTTGGGCTGCTGCGGGAGCGGGCGGTGGCTTACTTCTTTGGGGTGGGGGCCCACGCGGACGTGCTGCAGGTGGCGTTCAAGTCGCCCAACCTGCTGCAGAACCTGCTGGGGGAGGGCACGATCTCAGCGGCGTTTATTCCCATCTACAGCCGCCTGCTCGACGAAGACCGGCCCGAGGCGGCGGGGCGCTTTGCGGGGGCGATCTTCGGGCTGCTGCTGGCCGCGGCGGGCGGCGTGGCGCTCCTCGGGGTCGTCTTTGCGGAGCCGATCGTGACGGTGCTGGCGCCGGGCTTTCTGGACGACGCGGCCCGGGTAGCGGCCGGGGACCTTCCGTTCAACCGGTTTGACCTCGCGGTGCGGGCCGTGCGCCTTATCTTTCCGATGGCCGGGGTGCTCGTGCTCTCGGCGTGGGCGTTAGGGGTGCTCAACAGCCACCGCCAGTTCTTTGTCCCCTACGTGGCGCCGGCGCTGTGGAACGCGGCCATCATCGCGACCCTTTTCGGCGGCGGGTACGTGCTGGCCGGCACGCCCGGCGCGCCGGACGCCCTGTCGAGCGACGCCCTCACGCCGCTGCTCCTGGTTGCCTGTGTGGGCGCCCTCGGGGGCGGACTGCTCCAGTTCGGGGTGCAGGTGCCGTTCGTGGTGCGGGAGATGGAGGGCTTCTCGTTGTCGCTGTCGACGCGCGTGGAAGGGGTGCGCGAGGCGCTCAGCGCGTTCGGGCCGGTGGTGGCGAGCCGGGGCGTGGCGCAGCTGTCGGCGTACCTCGATCTGTTTCTGGCGTCGTGGCTGGCGGTGGGGGCCCTCAGCGCGCTCCGCTACGCCCAGCTGCTTTACATGCTGCCCATCAGCCTCTTCGGCATGTCGGTGGCCGCGTCGGAGCTGCCGGAGCTGTCGCGCCTGACGCAGGAGAAGGTGGCGGCGTTCTCGGCACGCCTGCGGCGCTCGCTGCGGCAGATCGCGTTCCTCACGGTGCCGACGGTGGTGGGCTACCTTGCCTTCGGCGTGCTGCTGGTGGGGGCGCTCTTCCGGACCGGCCAGTTCCAGGCGGCGAGCACGTGGCTCGTCGCGATCGTGCTCGGCGGGTACAGCCTCGGCATCTTGGCGACGACCTTCTCGCGCCTGCTCCAGAACGCGTTTTACGCGATCGGCGACACCACGACGCCCGCCTGGATTGCCGTCCTGCGCGTCACGGTCTCGACGCTCGTGGCGGTGCCCGCGATGTTCTGGCTCGACACGATTGCGCTCGAACGGGTCGCGGGCCCGCTGCCGGGCGACGCGCTCTTCCTCGGCGCGCTCGGGCTCAGCCTGGGGGCCACGGTCGGGGCGTGGGTGGAGGTCGCGGCGCTGCGGCACTGGCTTCGGGGGCCGCTCCCCGACGTGCGCATTCCGTGGGCCTCCGTCGGGCGCATGGTGGGCCTCGCGCTCGTGTCGCTCGGGCCGGGGGCGGCCGCGTGGGGCCTTCTCCCGAGCTGGCACGTGCTCCTCGTGGCGCCGCTCGTCGTGGCGGCGTACGCGGCTGCCTACCTCGGGGCGGCCTGGGGGCTCGGCGTCGGCGAGATTGAGGCGTGGACGCGGCGGTTCTTTGGGTAGCGGCGTGGAGGGGCCCGATTTGGCAAGAATGGCCGCAGATTTGCGGGGTGTGAACCATGCGCCAGGGGCATCAGTAGCACCCTGCTCGGTAGCGCGTAGCGCGATGTTTTCAGCCCATCCCGTCTTCTGTCCGTCCGATGCCTGATTCCGACGAGGTCGACCTCGGCCCCGGCACGCTGCTTATCTCGGCCCCAATGATGCAGGATCCGAACTTCCGCCGCTCCGTGGTGCTGCTCTGCGAGCACAACGACCGGGAGGGCACCTTCGGGCTCATTCTGAACCGCGAGCTCGACGTCCAGCTCGGCGACGTGCTTGACGAGTATGTCACCTACGACCCGCCGCTGTACATGGGGGGGCCCGTGCAGCGCGAAACCCTGCACTACCTCCACACGCGGGAGGACATTCCGGGCGGCGTGGCGCTGCCCGGCGACATGACGTGGGGCGGCGACTTCGAGGCCGTGCAGCAGCTCGCCAAGGGCGGGGACGCCGCGCCCGACAACCTGCGGTTCTTCCTCGGCTACGCGGGGTGGGGCCCCGGTCAGCTCGAAGGCGAGCTCGGGGAGGAGGCCTGGATTCCGGCGCCCGGCGCCGCCGAGTTCGTTTTTGACACCGATCCCGATCAGCTCTGGCGCGCCATTCTGCGGCGCATGGGTGGGGAGTACGCCGTCCTCGCCAACTTTCCCGACGACCCCCGGATGAATTAGGGGCTTCGCGTTGAGGGTTGTGCACCGAGGAGAGGGTATGAACGGGTTTTTGACGGCACGATGGAATCCTTCCTCCCGCAGTGCGTATACCCCACACTTCTGAAGTGAACCCCCTGGCGCCTGCATCCCCGACTCCAAACCCTCACCCCCCAATCCCCATGCCTGGCACGCCCGAGAACACAAAGAAAGAGAACGAGCGGGACCTCAATTTCTGGGAGAGCCTCTACCTGCCGGAGCTGTTCAAGGGGCTCGGCTACTCGTTCGACCGGATGGCCAACGAGCCGACCTACACGTTCGAGTACCCGGAGGAGCAGTGGTACCCGCCGGACAGCTACCGCGGGCGGCCGGTGCTCGTGGAGGAGGACGATCGGCCGCGGTGCGTCTCCTGCAACCTGTGTGCCCGCGCCTGCCCGCCGCTCGCCATCTCCATGCAGTCGAAGGAGGTGAACAACGTGAAGGAGCGGGAGCCGGAGTGGTTCGAAATCAACATGCTCCGCTGCATCTACTGTGGCTTCTGTGAGGAGGTGTGCCCGGAGGAGGCGATCGTCATGTCGAAGGAGCACGACCTCACCTTCCAGAGCCGCGACGAGGCGGTCTTCGACCTCGATGACCTGCTGCGGCC
This window encodes:
- a CDS encoding MBL fold metallo-hydrolase, whose translation is MTISPSVSTNVSPADRHARTPPVTATLLGTGTSTGVPVIGCDCEVCTSADPRDTRTRCACYVEVGDLGLLIDTGPDFRAQALRERIDRIDAVCYTHHHFDHVVGLDDLRPYFRDNHRVMPCYAHAETAAVLRRNYDYVFGGDPYPGAANVELEVVDGPFRVPSRTAADTAVPVDPIRLQHGDVPVYGYRLGRFAYLTDASTIPEASYEQLQGIDTLVLDGLRPRPHPTHFSFDEAVAAARRIGARETYLVHMTHDVRHAEAEAALPDDVHLAHDGLTLEVPAYDTA
- a CDS encoding S8 family serine peptidase, producing the protein MNALHTLSRAFFFTILLGLLAAPSALLAQNQTNDPLVDQQQYLFDVHRVDQAWSYTTGSSNVKIGVYSQTGFIQNHEDLSSSRLASPVGTLLEPELDIASEMAGIVGASTNNNVGMTGIDRAATLQSYSVLTENSTCGSDSRCSGDEEDTVTFERPDGTQETYYLNLYRLSDQLSKGRSNGVDVHLFSYGLPSGDPADYDPTLEGPPDPDESMDLFDRDPDDLDDPDPYKTLATAAWNTIKSIGQAICGGWFGSCTTPPDPGSLFRDEVGFAVAKDGGVVVTPAGNLDGDGDIPPRHLPGMFDPYAVTVGGVDQDADDTLVKWDSTRPAAYVDVSAFAEETVGISGTGSDQYDTEFTTTAASASIGAGVSGLLKAEMPTLTGEDIEEILKRTARDAGSPGRDDYTGAGAIDADAALSFVRNNDVQRSRQSVKSVISKKKIRSAVDLKGNRYWNFTPVGFQNCPVAQGYLYEFKARVPYSQTFSSTPDVWVRWGKSNGYNSRIGQVSYFNPLIEGVRVVDADGRGLTIRGYYWEADFFDSWGRRCAKDQRIPKVSKNFNIAYTAVGTEGPPPPPPLEASLSGPTYLDEGEQGTWTAYTSRDGASYTWSVDQGSGWYQIGSGPSVSWGQDYISSTIIVDIKVEASKNGETASAQTKVTINNNGGGGGGGGGCNAVGLNRICLAASEGSFVLGNVRAETHTNGSIHVSWKAVGESDLPSEFALQHRADSTAEWSTLGTVPAGDSMSTDSSQAVTYRYRTDELEIGTHQFRVGLPQDTGSPLRAVGNSETSNVRRYTKPVTAEIAMDEAYRLSTYPNPVQQRASVELAVKERQNVSVRLYDLLGRRVATLHDGPLPAQELQRLRLDVSSTGFTSGTYFLRATGEDFATTEQITVVR
- a CDS encoding TolB family protein, with protein sequence MPRLLSTFGLALLATFLVALACTGPTEPPTKEPIFDSGEYGGDPLPNTEHIPELFPSPNGDQVALIRERTPGEPSDPQNQLWIVDRNGENARLIGVNVLGADWHPTEDRLAVTVATGIDFYVYTIDLETMETRQWTGKNHQRLSFPVVSSSGWFEDGHRLLVFAHQKAYQQPFPRGLYIVDTSDSTTIGPLAELFESASFGKNHEYAIGKKYLRDNSPPSGNFARYNFADSTWQWITDFPEDSLDLVDTPVACPGTNYIFQAREVQNAKQLFIMESRGENARQITTLGGDIPRCGSNGSYFIFRRDVNQGQGARYVPFRFELETMEAEPLWPTLPDSVPDFPTLSTQSLNKLTPRR
- a CDS encoding porin family protein, giving the protein MPSPASGQTHTSLFASALDGRRDAQTIESLRRADASTGAQSSPVDLQPGIRVGLNFATFGGDEAETIQTLLRGVPTVSETDAGRRTGFMVGGFIVADFGGLLALQPGVRYIQKGDQTTFTVPNSDGEPESGSITSKADYVEVPILARAELPEIGAVVPHVLAGPTLGFSVNTAADVTLGGESQGINVGDDLGGNAISLDFGAGADVETEAGTVTVDARFGLGLSDVPGLRFSAQNRGIMATVGLTF
- the aroQ gene encoding type II 3-dehydroquinate dehydratase produces the protein MTLLVLNGPNLNLLGVREPETYGTTTLADIESDLDEAFPEVTLRFAQANSEGALIDHLHAAHEDGIDGVVFNPGGYTHTSVALRDAVAAIEPPVVEVHLSNVHAREDFRRTSRIAPACVGQMSGFGAAGYRLAVGFFLDRIA
- a CDS encoding metal-dependent hydrolase, which gives rise to MAGYKGHIAGAAVFGGGYLAALGYAFSVDAAYRQFTALEQVGYPLALLALALLFGLWPDVDTDSKGQEIFYSIFFAVDLFLVVTEQFRAAAYLGLVAVLLVLSTHRGWTHTWWAMVLVPSPLLILPYLHVPGRPLVGLPFYGAAVVGYLSHLVVDRLW
- the murJ gene encoding murein biosynthesis integral membrane protein MurJ; amino-acid sequence: MGDEAETASAEAASASDAEGESAAGSVAGGIFLSRMFGLLRERAVAYFFGVGAHADVLQVAFKSPNLLQNLLGEGTISAAFIPIYSRLLDEDRPEAAGRFAGAIFGLLLAAAGGVALLGVVFAEPIVTVLAPGFLDDAARVAAGDLPFNRFDLAVRAVRLIFPMAGVLVLSAWALGVLNSHRQFFVPYVAPALWNAAIIATLFGGGYVLAGTPGAPDALSSDALTPLLLVACVGALGGGLLQFGVQVPFVVREMEGFSLSLSTRVEGVREALSAFGPVVASRGVAQLSAYLDLFLASWLAVGALSALRYAQLLYMLPISLFGMSVAASELPELSRLTQEKVAAFSARLRRSLRQIAFLTVPTVVGYLAFGVLLVGALFRTGQFQAASTWLVAIVLGGYSLGILATTFSRLLQNAFYAIGDTTTPAWIAVLRVTVSTLVAVPAMFWLDTIALERVAGPLPGDALFLGALGLSLGATVGAWVEVAALRHWLRGPLPDVRIPWASVGRMVGLALVSLGPGAAAWGLLPSWHVLLVAPLVVAAYAAAYLGAAWGLGVGEIEAWTRRFFG
- a CDS encoding YqgE/AlgH family protein — protein: MPDSDEVDLGPGTLLISAPMMQDPNFRRSVVLLCEHNDREGTFGLILNRELDVQLGDVLDEYVTYDPPLYMGGPVQRETLHYLHTREDIPGGVALPGDMTWGGDFEAVQQLAKGGDAAPDNLRFFLGYAGWGPGQLEGELGEEAWIPAPGAAEFVFDTDPDQLWRAILRRMGGEYAVLANFPDDPRMN